A section of the Carya illinoinensis cultivar Pawnee chromosome 12, C.illinoinensisPawnee_v1, whole genome shotgun sequence genome encodes:
- the LOC122290069 gene encoding O-fucosyltransferase 37-like translates to MASPVSSPKKNTRNRKLCTPPNHSLFFLSLLVSMITFFGISVLSFMPISLQDSYLLPLLSPSSEPFSSPSFSSAENRSQVTLASLALTFLDSEENEPILSNSVMVPLPAHGIVGSNVSEEEREFWRQPDGEGYRPCLDFSIGYRKASVRITEEKRRFLTVAVSGGLNQQRNGIVDAVVIARILEAALVVPVLVVNQIWRDKGEFSEIFDVKHFKRTLQADVRVVSSLPSTHLRSRQTIETMQMPSDVSPLWIRSRFLRKLNGDGVSILKLQGLYSRLSKNLPSDLQKLRCKVAFHALRYAAPIRELGNRLARRMRIEGPYIALHLRLEKDVWVRTACRTGLGAEYDDIISKIRGSQPEYLRASQNMSYLQRRLAGQCPLNSLEMARLLKALGAPRSARVYRAGGEPFGGKQALQPLVAEFPNLVTKDNLARDGELSQYSNRSSALAAIDYIVSLSSTVFVPSHGGNMGIAMQGHRAYVGHRKYIKPNKRSMLPLLEDTTISNAEFSRAMRKLHAKSQGQPEMRTNKRDRDVLAYPVPECMCKHSVNNDVSHH, encoded by the exons ATGGCTTCCCCCGTCTCCTCCcccaagaaaaacacaagaaACCGCAAGTTATGCACGCCCCCAAACCACagtctcttctttctttctctcctcgTTTCCATGATCACTTTCTTTGGAATATCCGTTCTCAGCTTCATGCCCATTTCCTTGCAGGACTCATACTTGCTTCCTCTCCTGTCTCCTTCATCAGAACCGTTttcatctccatctttttcCTCTGCAGAAAACAGATCTCAGGTCACCTTGGCATCGCTTGCTTTAACTTTTTTGGACAGTGAAGAAAATGAGCCAATACTTTCAAACAGCGTGATGGTTCCGTTACCAGCACACGGCATTGTTGGGAGCAATGTTTCcgaggaggagagagagttcTGGCGGCAACCGGACGGTGAAGGATATCGGCCATGCTTGGATTTCAGCATCGGGTATCGGAAAGCATCCGTTAGGATTACAGAGGAGAAGAGGAGGTTCTTGACTGTGGCGGTTTCAGGGGGACTAAATCAGCAGAGAAATGGGATTGTTGATGCAGTTGTTATTGCAAGAATCCTTGAAGCTGCATTGGTTGTGCCAGTTTTGGTGGTTAATCAGATATGGAGAGATAAAGG TGAATTTTCAGAGATATTTGATGTAAAACATTTCAAGAGAACTTTACAAGCTGATGTACGAGTTGTATCATCTCTTCCTTCCACGCATTTGCGGTCAAGACAGACCATTGAAACCATGCAGATGCCTAGTGACGTTTCTCCGCTTTGGATCCGTAGCAGATTcttgagaaaa CTAAATGGAGATGGAGTTTCCATCTTAAAACTACAAGGGTTGTATTCTAGACTCTCAAAGAATCTTCCTTCTGATCTGCAGAAGCTTAGATGTAAG GTAGCATTCCATGCACTTAGATATGCAGCTCCGATTAGGGAACTGGGAAATCGACTTGCAAGGAGAATGCGGATTGAAGGACCCTACATTGCACTCCATCTCCGGCTAGAAAAGGATGTGTGGGTTAGAACTGCATGTCGCACTGGTTTAGGTGCAGAATATGATGACATTATCTCCAAGATTCGGGGGTCTCAACCTGAATACCTTAGAGCAAGTCAAAACATGAGCTACTTGCAGAGACGTCTTGCTGGACAATGCCCTTTAAATTCACTAGAAATGGCAAG GCTCCTAAAGGCTCTAGGAGCACCCAGAAGTGCACGAGTTTACAGGGCAGGAGGAGAGCCATTTGGGGGCAAACAGGCTTTGCAGCCACTTGTAGCAGAGTTTCCAAATCTGGTCACAAAGGATAATTTGGCAAGAGATGGTGAACTCTCACAGTACAGTAATAGATCTTCAGCTCTAGCTGCCATTGACTACATCGTCTCTCTGAGTAGTACTGTGTTTGTTCCTTCCCATGGCGGAAACATGGGCATAGCCATGCAA GGCCACCGTGCCTATGTGGGGCACAGGAAATATATAAAGCCAAACAAGAGATCCATGCTTCCTTTACTTGAAGACACCACCATCTCTAATGCAGAATTCAGTAGAGCCATGAGGAAGTTGCACGCCAAATCTCAGGGCCAGCCTGAGATGAGAACTAACAAGAGAGATCGAGATGTGCTTGCATACCCTGTCCCTGAGTGCATGTGCAAACATAGTGTAAATAATGATGTGTCCCACCACTAA